A window of the Danio aesculapii chromosome 10, fDanAes4.1, whole genome shotgun sequence genome harbors these coding sequences:
- the mrps24 gene encoding 28S ribosomal protein S24, mitochondrial, whose amino-acid sequence MAASLIRQTKLLSVFSSAGCFRSIHCTAVCLKNRAARIRVGKGDRPLTYEQAHHPHHIGHRKGWLSQHTGNLHAEGGAAERVLEDVFIRRFIFGTFHSCLADELIIKRRGNVLIICAVMIQKLLPSKFYFLLGYTEELLSHFYKCPVKIELQLVDEKVVYKYL is encoded by the exons ATGGCGGCGTCCTTGATCAGACAGACTAAACTGCTGTCG gTCTTCAGTTCTGCTGGGTGTTTCAGGAGTATTCACTGCACTGCGGTCTGTCTGAAG AACCGCGCGGCTCGTATTCGTGTGGGTAAAGGAGATCGTCCGCTGACATATGAACAGGCTCATCACCCTCATCACATCGGCCACAGGAAGGGCTGGCTCTCACAGCACACTG GAAACCTCCATGCTGAGGGCGGAGCAGCGGAGCGTGTGCTGGAGGACGTCTTCATCCGCCGCTTCATCTTCGGCACGTTTCACAGCTGTCTAGCAGACGAGCTGATCATCAAGCGCAGGGGAAACGTCCTAATCATCTGCGCCGTCATGATCCAGAAACTGCTGCCTAGCAAATTCTACTTCCTGCTGGGCTACACAGAAGAGCTGCTCTCGCACTTCTACAAGTGTCCTGTGAAGATAGAGCTCCAGCTAGTGGACGAGAAAGTCGTCTATAAATACCTCTGA